The proteins below are encoded in one region of Triticum aestivum cultivar Chinese Spring chromosome 1B, IWGSC CS RefSeq v2.1, whole genome shotgun sequence:
- the LOC123084365 gene encoding thionin, producing MAMRGNNVKTIVMMLVVVGVVAMEQTQQVQASHCCYDLNSVDTYFKCRAKSDSTVSECCGVSAGYISEAAGFECKPGYIDIETALQATNYCKIGCTASLCNKLTPSGKGAMEHCTSGCHDLCTKNNAEIAQVITA from the exons ATGGCTATGAGAGGCAACAATGTCAAGACCATTGTGATGATGCTCGTAGTTGTGGGTGTTGTGGCCATGGAGCAAACCCAGCAAGTACAAGCATCCCACTGTTGTTATGATCTCAACTCGGTCGATACCTATTTTAAGTGCCGCGCAAAATCTGATAGCACTGTCTCAGAGTGCTGCGGTGTTTCCGCTGGCTATATATCAGAAGCCGCTGGATTTGAATGCAAGCCCGGTTATATAGATATAGAGACTGCACTGCAAG CCACCAACTACTGCAAGATTGGGTGCACGGCTTCCTTGTGCAACAAATTAACTCCTTCTG GGAAAGGCGCCATGGAACACTGCACCAGTGGATGCCACGATCTGTGCACCAAGAACAACGCGGAAATTGCACAAGTCATCACGGCTTAA